The following are encoded in a window of Syntrophorhabdaceae bacterium genomic DNA:
- a CDS encoding AAA family ATPase: MILFVIVGMPASGKNIARSYAESKQIPYFATGDVVREEVKKQGLEPNAENTAMVSTRLRGTDGMGVTRLVLSRVIESKNNLVFMEGIRSLQEVALLRERVECVVVAFVAPRKLRLERIMSRGRSDDSADAFDDRDMREIAYGVAVPVALADGYILNTRSMEDAMNDLNNIVKNYV; this comes from the coding sequence ATGATTCTTTTTGTCATTGTCGGGATGCCTGCATCCGGTAAAAACATTGCCAGAAGCTACGCTGAATCAAAACAAATCCCATATTTTGCTACCGGCGACGTGGTCCGCGAAGAAGTGAAAAAACAGGGACTGGAACCGAACGCGGAAAATACCGCTATGGTCTCAACGCGATTACGGGGCACCGACGGTATGGGCGTTACGCGATTGGTCCTCTCCCGCGTGATAGAATCAAAAAACAACCTTGTCTTTATGGAGGGCATACGCTCGTTGCAGGAAGTAGCGCTTCTCAGGGAAAGGGTCGAATGTGTGGTGGTCGCCTTCGTGGCGCCACGGAAACTGAGATTGGAAAGGATCATGTCGCGGGGAAGATCGGACGATTCAGCCGATGCCTTTGACGACAGAGATATGAGGGAGATCGCGTACGGGGTTGCCGTACCGGTTGCCCTGGCCGACGGTTACATCCTGAACACCCGCAGTATGGAAGACGCTATGAATGACCTCAACAACATCGTAAAGAATTATGTATGA